Proteins encoded together in one Miscanthus floridulus cultivar M001 chromosome 16, ASM1932011v1, whole genome shotgun sequence window:
- the LOC136510900 gene encoding uncharacterized protein: MVYRDSTLVINQLNKDWSCSSEKMDAYCTEIRKLEGKFYGIVYHHVVRDQNQLADQLSKLSSSYAVIPLGVFVQDLLVPSIKEDKEVEEVPPTEQLVLAVSSPVTDWREQFIKYLTSAEVPANKTKTERLVHRSKLYMLVDDSLMRKSAKEGILQKCITQEEGVKLLLEIHSGSCGLKNIGQQVFLS; encoded by the coding sequence atggtgtacagGGACTCCacactggttatcaaccagctcaacaaagactggtcctgttccagcgagaagatggatgcttactgcactgaaatcagaaagcttgaaggaaaattctatggcatcgtgtatcaccatgtggtacgtgaccaaaatcaactcgccgacCAACTATCCAAGCTCAGTTCTTCCTACGCTGTGATCCCACTGGGGGTTtttgttcaagatctcctggtgccatccatcaaagaagataaggaagttgaagaagttccccctaccgagcagttggtacttgcggtatcTTCGCcggtcaccgattggagggagcaattcatcaagtacctcaccagcgctgagGTACCCGCAAACAAGACTAAAACTGAACGCCTAGTTCATCGGAGCAAGCTTTACATGTTGGTGGATGatagcttgatgaggaaaagtgccaaggaagggatactacagaaatgcatcacccaagaggagggagtgaagctgcttcttgaaattcactctggttcctgtggcctCAAGAACATTGGTCAGCAAGTTtttttgagctag